The following proteins are encoded in a genomic region of Blastococcus colisei:
- a CDS encoding flagellar hook protein FlgE — translation MLRSMFSAISGLKAHQTKMDVTGNNIANVNTVGFKSSQTVFQDTLSQIIRAGGAPAEDRGGTNPAQVGLGAKVAAITTNWTQGATQSTGRSTDFMIEGDGFFVTRGAGGEQLFTRAGSFDFDATGKLVTPDGSVLRGWMAGANGEVNPNGPVVDLSVPYGQIVNPVASTSGKVAGNLSAEGGAPVQTAVTMYDELGVAQNISYTFTKDPAPAVNAWTLSVAHTSNAEPPVVTTLGTAPVTFNADGTLASADTVTVPLAGLANPSWTGDLDIDLADVTQLGGKSDVKADGQDGFAMGSLQSFGLSNDGTITGVYSNGLRQALGQLAVASFNNPSGLEKAGSSSFRVGDNSGAAAIGLAGVGGRGDLVSGALEMSNVDLAEEFTGLIVAQRGFQANSRVITSSDEILQDLVNLKR, via the coding sequence ATGCTTCGTTCGATGTTCTCGGCCATCTCCGGCCTCAAGGCCCACCAGACCAAGATGGACGTCACCGGCAACAACATCGCCAACGTCAACACCGTCGGCTTCAAGAGCAGCCAGACCGTCTTCCAGGACACGCTGTCCCAGATCATCCGCGCCGGCGGCGCCCCCGCCGAGGACCGGGGTGGCACGAACCCGGCGCAGGTGGGGCTGGGCGCCAAGGTCGCCGCCATCACCACGAACTGGACCCAGGGTGCGACCCAGTCCACCGGCCGCTCCACCGACTTCATGATCGAGGGCGACGGCTTCTTCGTGACCCGTGGCGCCGGTGGCGAGCAGCTGTTCACCCGCGCCGGCTCCTTCGACTTCGACGCCACCGGCAAGCTGGTCACGCCCGACGGCTCGGTCCTGAGGGGATGGATGGCGGGCGCGAACGGAGAGGTGAACCCCAACGGCCCGGTCGTCGACCTGTCGGTCCCCTACGGCCAGATCGTGAACCCGGTGGCCAGCACCAGCGGCAAGGTCGCGGGCAACCTGTCCGCGGAAGGTGGCGCCCCGGTGCAGACGGCGGTCACGATGTACGACGAACTCGGCGTCGCGCAGAACATCTCCTACACGTTCACCAAGGATCCCGCGCCGGCGGTGAACGCCTGGACGCTGTCCGTCGCGCACACCAGCAACGCCGAGCCGCCGGTCGTCACCACGCTCGGCACCGCGCCCGTCACCTTCAACGCCGACGGCACGCTGGCCTCCGCCGACACGGTGACCGTCCCCCTCGCCGGCCTGGCCAACCCGAGCTGGACCGGGGACCTGGACATCGACCTGGCCGACGTGACGCAGCTGGGTGGCAAGAGCGACGTCAAGGCCGACGGTCAGGACGGCTTCGCCATGGGCAGCCTGCAGTCGTTCGGACTGAGCAACGACGGCACGATCACCGGGGTCTACTCGAACGGCCTGCGCCAGGCGCTGGGCCAGCTGGCGGTCGCCTCGTTCAACAACCCCAGCGGGCTGGAGAAGGCCGGCAGCTCCTCCTTCCGGGTCGGGGACAACTCGGGTGCAGCGGCCATCGGCCTCGCCGGTGTCGGTGGCCGCGGCGATCTGGTTTCGGGCGCACTGGAGATGTCGAACGTCGACCTCGCCGAGGAGTTCACCGGCCTGATCGTGGCCCAGCGCGGTTTCCAGGCCAACAGCCGCGTCATCACCAGCTCCGACGAGATCCTGCAGGACCTGGTCAACCTCAAGCGCTGA
- a CDS encoding flagellar FliJ family protein: MKRATFRLQPVLELRRTEERAAAAAAADAASTAADADRRATEYETVLATAVLPRSLPVGQFLAAMTMLRTAATNASDARALATASAEQSELVRARWTAAAQRTKGMERLRERHMAALRHAEDAAEERAVDDLVTGRAGRSAAQPADDSAEDTEQEHETGEVPWRV, from the coding sequence ATGAAGCGCGCGACGTTCCGGCTGCAGCCGGTCCTCGAGCTGCGCCGCACGGAGGAGCGGGCCGCCGCGGCGGCCGCAGCGGATGCGGCGAGCACCGCGGCCGACGCCGACCGCCGGGCCACCGAGTACGAGACGGTGCTGGCGACCGCGGTCCTCCCCCGGTCGCTACCCGTCGGCCAGTTCCTCGCCGCCATGACGATGCTGCGCACCGCGGCCACCAACGCCTCGGACGCCCGTGCCCTCGCGACCGCCTCCGCCGAACAGTCGGAGCTGGTGCGTGCCCGCTGGACCGCGGCCGCGCAGCGGACCAAGGGCATGGAACGGCTCCGCGAGCGCCACATGGCCGCGCTCCGGCACGCCGAGGACGCCGCCGAGGAACGGGCCGTCGACGACCTCGTGACCGGCCGCGCGGGACGGTCGGCCGCCCAGCCTGCCGATGACAGTGCCGAGGACACGGAGCAGGAACACGAGACCGGGGAGGTGCCGTGGAGGGTGTGA
- a CDS encoding FliI/YscN family ATPase, with amino-acid sequence MTPPAAPAMFPATVLTRARAAARPQVTGSVAGAMGLTLSVDGIRAAVGDLVEVNPGYRPLLAEVVAVGRDRLTCMPLGTLSGVHAGAPVRATGMPLQVPVGEALLGRVLDGLGRPVDGGPPLDSRVSFVDLSSETPHALSRTRVEEPLTFGVRALDTLVPCGKGQRLGIFAGSGVGKSSLLAQITRGTDADVRVIGLIGERGREVREFLEENLGAEGMARTVVVVATSDEPPLVRLKAAFVATRIAESFRDEGRDVLLLMDSITRTAMAQREVGLSAGEPPATRGYPPSVFAMMPQLLEKAGTGVTGSITGLYTVLVEGDDHNEPIADTARSILDGHIVLTRTLATTGHFPAIDVLESISRVATAVVPPEQMADAREIRRLMGALRDVRELIEIGAYQAGSDPLVDRARALAPTIEAFLQQPMGESTPAEEAWGWLQRIVRSA; translated from the coding sequence ATGACGCCACCCGCCGCCCCTGCGATGTTCCCGGCCACCGTGCTCACCCGCGCCCGGGCCGCCGCCCGCCCGCAGGTGACCGGCTCGGTCGCCGGCGCCATGGGCCTGACCCTGAGCGTCGACGGCATCCGCGCGGCCGTCGGCGATCTCGTGGAGGTCAACCCCGGGTACCGGCCGCTGCTGGCCGAAGTGGTCGCCGTGGGTCGCGACCGGCTCACCTGCATGCCGCTCGGCACCTTGTCCGGGGTCCACGCGGGCGCGCCGGTGCGCGCGACGGGCATGCCGCTGCAGGTGCCGGTCGGCGAGGCGCTGCTGGGCCGGGTCCTCGACGGCCTCGGCCGGCCCGTGGACGGCGGCCCGCCGCTGGACTCCCGCGTCTCCTTCGTCGACCTCTCCAGCGAGACGCCACACGCGCTGTCCCGCACCCGCGTCGAGGAGCCGCTGACCTTCGGCGTCCGGGCGCTGGATACCCTGGTGCCCTGCGGCAAGGGTCAGCGCCTGGGCATCTTCGCCGGCTCCGGCGTCGGCAAGTCCAGCCTGCTGGCCCAGATCACCCGCGGCACCGACGCCGACGTCCGGGTCATCGGACTGATCGGCGAGCGTGGCCGCGAGGTGCGCGAGTTCCTCGAGGAGAACCTCGGCGCGGAGGGGATGGCGCGCACCGTCGTCGTCGTCGCCACGTCCGATGAGCCGCCGCTGGTGCGGCTGAAGGCGGCCTTCGTGGCCACCCGCATCGCCGAGTCGTTCCGTGACGAGGGCCGCGACGTCCTGCTGCTCATGGACTCGATCACCCGCACCGCCATGGCCCAGCGCGAGGTCGGCCTGTCGGCGGGCGAGCCCCCGGCGACGCGCGGCTACCCGCCGAGCGTCTTCGCGATGATGCCGCAGCTGCTGGAGAAGGCCGGGACCGGCGTCACCGGCTCCATCACCGGCCTCTACACCGTGCTGGTGGAGGGTGACGACCACAACGAGCCGATCGCCGACACCGCCCGCTCGATCCTCGACGGGCACATCGTGCTCACCCGCACACTCGCCACGACCGGCCACTTCCCCGCCATCGACGTGCTGGAGTCCATCTCCCGGGTGGCGACGGCGGTCGTCCCGCCGGAGCAGATGGCCGACGCCCGGGAGATCCGCCGGCTGATGGGCGCCCTGCGCGACGTCCGCGAGCTCATCGAGATCGGCGCCTACCAGGCCGGCAGCGATCCGCTCGTCGACCGGGCCCGCGCGCTCGCCCCCACCATCGAGGCCTTCCTCCAGCAGCCCATGGGTGAGTCCACCCCGGCGGAGGAGGCCTGGGGCTGGCTGCAGCGCATCGTGAGGAGCGCATGA
- a CDS encoding flagellar hook assembly protein FlgD: MTTPGVTGTAGTYYTPASSTVDRPDQMGKDVFLQLLVAQMRYQDPGNPVDSSQMMSQTAVFSQVEKLEQLVNQNASLLVLQESATAGALVGRTATYTDEAGESRTGLVSSVRLASRGSEAVAVIDGVPIPVGRLTEIAETTAS; this comes from the coding sequence ATGACCACCCCAGGCGTGACGGGGACAGCGGGGACCTACTACACCCCCGCCTCCTCCACGGTCGACCGTCCGGACCAGATGGGCAAGGACGTCTTCCTGCAGCTGCTGGTCGCCCAGATGCGGTACCAGGACCCGGGAAACCCGGTCGACAGCAGCCAGATGATGTCCCAGACGGCCGTCTTCAGCCAGGTCGAGAAGCTGGAGCAGCTGGTCAACCAGAACGCATCGCTGCTGGTCCTCCAGGAGTCCGCCACGGCCGGCGCCCTCGTCGGGCGGACCGCCACCTACACCGACGAAGCGGGCGAGTCCCGGACGGGCCTCGTCTCCTCGGTCCGTCTCGCCAGCCGCGGCAGCGAGGCCGTCGCCGTCATCGACGGCGTCCCCATCCCCGTCGGCCGACTCACCGAGATCGCGGAGACCACGGCGTCCTGA
- a CDS encoding flagellar basal body-associated FliL family protein, giving the protein MSKDKSAETDEAEAKGGKKKLLMIVGVLLVAAAGAAYFFLFAAPGEAEAAAPEHGGYTALEPVAVNLAGGGYLKIGVTLDYTVAAAGGGHGGGGVDGAKAYDQIISTFSQASPADVTGARDALKEALEQKIIEAYTEDGVQMVMGIYYTEYVTQ; this is encoded by the coding sequence ATGAGCAAGGACAAGAGCGCCGAGACCGACGAGGCCGAGGCCAAGGGCGGCAAGAAGAAGCTGCTCATGATCGTGGGCGTCCTGCTCGTCGCCGCAGCCGGGGCGGCGTACTTCTTCCTGTTCGCCGCGCCCGGCGAGGCCGAGGCCGCGGCGCCCGAGCACGGCGGCTACACCGCACTCGAGCCGGTGGCGGTCAACCTCGCCGGCGGCGGCTATCTCAAGATCGGGGTCACCCTCGACTACACCGTGGCCGCCGCCGGTGGCGGCCACGGCGGCGGCGGCGTCGACGGCGCCAAGGCCTACGACCAGATCATCTCCACGTTCTCCCAGGCGAGCCCGGCCGACGTGACCGGTGCCCGCGACGCGCTCAAGGAGGCACTGGAGCAGAAGATCATCGAGGCGTACACCGAGGACGGCGTGCAGATGGTCATGGGCATCTACTACACCGAGTACGTCACCCAGTAG
- a CDS encoding flagellar FlbD family protein, protein MIRVTRLNGEQFALNPDLIERVEAHPDTVAFLVDGTKYVVKESVDEVLREIREYRAGILATSYEMDRGEYRAPQRDSVTGDSSVVPFPSREER, encoded by the coding sequence GTGATCCGTGTGACGCGCCTGAACGGTGAGCAGTTCGCGCTCAACCCCGACCTGATCGAGCGGGTGGAGGCGCACCCCGACACGGTCGCCTTCCTGGTGGACGGCACCAAGTACGTGGTCAAGGAGTCCGTGGACGAGGTGCTCCGCGAGATTCGCGAGTACCGCGCCGGCATCCTCGCCACCTCCTACGAGATGGACCGCGGCGAGTACCGCGCACCCCAGCGCGACAGCGTGACCGGCGACTCCTCGGTCGTGCCGTTCCCGAGCCGAGAGGAGCGCTGA
- a CDS encoding flagellar hook-length control protein FliK: MTSLPIHSAASTTRARTAGGVDVRGSSGAAPFASALDDALAADRSRGGSQRSTERRSTPEDRAAQAYDRAAEAGARAAAARARAAERADRADQRDSPADRAAERTDRAVDRAADAGASAEARIPDATGEAASADTAGAAIEVPGGGGETAANTASAGIPTFWAMALGVPQTTAAQGEVVATTTGDVAVPTVTAPAPTGATDADAAVPPPLVPVAAGSTPGATPAASAPATAPGSAPAAAAAPAGLAITAEVAQPGTSTTPLLTTAPSTQPAAAPVPSTTDAASPAVPAVPVPTATVPSAGATAAAAPVVVPVPATGAAPGTSSGGEAAPVATATGTPVAPIAAAGSGGALSSGAGNPGSGSGNPGTPTGDGSADVTPLASGTGPAPAAGAPAAVSGATGAAAAMPVGSQVARQVAVLGRGPDGAQTMTLVLTPENLGPVEVSVTLTKGAVDLTLRGAHELGRAALLDGLPDLRRDLEAAGLNPSRLEVDRDTGGSWLSRHAQQQAEQQAFGQRGHQQDRGQEPGDRSRPWGVPADTAVSGPTPSSQRSTSSGVDLRV, encoded by the coding sequence ATGACATCTCTTCCCATCCACTCGGCCGCGAGCACGACCCGGGCGCGAACGGCGGGCGGGGTGGACGTGCGCGGCTCGTCCGGTGCTGCGCCGTTCGCGTCCGCACTCGACGACGCCCTGGCCGCGGACCGGTCGCGGGGCGGCTCCCAGCGCTCGACCGAGCGTCGCAGCACTCCGGAGGACCGCGCGGCCCAGGCGTACGACCGTGCCGCGGAGGCCGGCGCGCGGGCCGCCGCGGCGCGGGCGCGCGCCGCCGAGCGGGCCGACCGGGCCGATCAGCGCGATTCCCCGGCGGACCGGGCTGCGGAGAGGACGGACCGCGCTGTCGACCGGGCAGCGGACGCCGGGGCGAGCGCCGAGGCCCGCATCCCTGACGCCACCGGCGAGGCGGCCTCCGCCGACACCGCGGGTGCCGCCATCGAGGTGCCCGGGGGCGGCGGCGAGACCGCCGCGAACACGGCCTCGGCCGGGATCCCGACCTTCTGGGCGATGGCCCTCGGCGTCCCGCAGACCACGGCCGCCCAGGGCGAGGTCGTGGCGACCACCACCGGCGACGTCGCCGTCCCGACGGTCACCGCTCCCGCACCGACGGGCGCGACGGACGCGGACGCGGCCGTCCCCCCTCCCCTCGTCCCGGTCGCTGCGGGGTCCACCCCGGGCGCGACCCCGGCGGCGTCGGCTCCGGCCACCGCCCCCGGTTCCGCACCAGCAGCCGCTGCCGCGCCGGCCGGTCTCGCCATCACCGCCGAGGTGGCGCAGCCCGGCACCTCGACGACGCCGCTGCTCACGACCGCGCCGAGCACCCAGCCGGCCGCGGCACCCGTGCCCTCCACGACCGACGCGGCATCTCCTGCGGTGCCCGCCGTCCCCGTTCCGACCGCCACCGTCCCGTCCGCCGGGGCGACCGCGGCAGCCGCCCCGGTCGTCGTACCGGTCCCGGCCACCGGTGCGGCACCGGGAACCTCGTCCGGCGGGGAAGCCGCTCCGGTCGCCACCGCTACCGGCACCCCGGTCGCCCCCATCGCTGCGGCGGGTTCCGGCGGGGCCCTCTCGTCCGGCGCCGGGAACCCCGGCAGCGGGTCCGGGAACCCGGGCACGCCCACCGGGGACGGCTCGGCCGACGTGACCCCGCTCGCCTCGGGCACGGGCCCCGCACCGGCGGCCGGAGCTCCGGCTGCCGTCTCCGGCGCGACCGGCGCGGCGGCGGCCATGCCCGTCGGCTCCCAGGTCGCCCGCCAGGTCGCCGTGCTCGGTCGCGGACCCGACGGCGCTCAGACCATGACCCTCGTCCTCACCCCCGAGAACCTGGGCCCGGTCGAGGTCTCGGTCACGTTGACGAAGGGAGCCGTCGACCTCACCCTCCGCGGCGCCCACGAGCTCGGCCGGGCCGCGCTCCTCGACGGACTGCCCGACCTGCGGCGGGACCTCGAGGCCGCCGGCCTGAACCCCTCGCGGCTGGAGGTCGACCGGGACACCGGCGGGTCCTGGCTCTCCCGCCACGCCCAGCAGCAGGCCGAACAGCAGGCGTTCGGGCAGCGCGGCCACCAGCAGGACCGGGGCCAGGAGCCGGGCGACCGGTCACGACCATGGGGCGTCCCTGCCGATACCGCAGTCAGCGGACCGACCCCGAGTTCCCAGCGATCCACGTCGTCCGGCGTGGACCTGCGCGTCTGA
- a CDS encoding lytic transglycosylase domain-containing protein encodes MEGVTQVQARISEIQGRFVHRPASTSANWASAAAAAGLTGTSSATFSGAGATASESAVVAEAQKYLGVPYLWGGTDPSKGLDCSGFTQLIYENLGIELPRTSSQQATSGQAVASLAEARPGDLVFFDHSSSRAGIDHVGVYIGNGKMIAAPQAGEVVKVQDVGSPTVIRRVLPAQSAGVPAMPAGGALAGVPYADLFTRAGARHGVDPSLLAAVASKESSFNASAVSPAGAQGLMQFMPATASGLGVNALDPTSAIDGAARYLSSLTKQFGSTELALAAYNAGPGTVSRHGGIPPYPETQNYVRAVMSKAEAYR; translated from the coding sequence GTGGAGGGTGTGACCCAGGTGCAGGCCCGGATCAGCGAGATCCAGGGCCGGTTCGTGCACCGCCCCGCGTCGACGTCGGCCAACTGGGCGAGCGCCGCCGCTGCCGCCGGTCTCACCGGGACGAGCAGCGCGACCTTCTCCGGCGCGGGAGCGACCGCTTCGGAGAGCGCCGTCGTGGCGGAGGCGCAGAAGTACCTGGGGGTGCCCTACCTGTGGGGTGGCACCGACCCCAGCAAGGGCCTGGACTGCTCCGGCTTCACCCAGCTGATCTACGAGAACCTCGGCATCGAGCTCCCCCGGACGTCCTCGCAGCAGGCGACCAGCGGCCAGGCCGTGGCCTCCCTCGCCGAGGCCCGCCCGGGCGACCTGGTGTTCTTCGACCACTCCTCGTCGCGGGCCGGCATCGATCACGTCGGCGTCTACATCGGCAACGGGAAGATGATCGCCGCCCCTCAGGCCGGCGAGGTCGTGAAGGTGCAGGACGTGGGCAGCCCGACGGTGATCCGTCGCGTGCTGCCCGCGCAGAGCGCCGGCGTCCCGGCCATGCCCGCCGGTGGCGCGCTCGCCGGAGTGCCCTACGCCGACCTGTTCACCCGGGCCGGCGCCCGGCACGGGGTGGACCCCTCACTGCTCGCGGCCGTGGCGTCGAAGGAGTCGAGCTTCAACGCCTCGGCGGTCTCCCCGGCGGGTGCGCAGGGCCTCATGCAGTTCATGCCGGCGACCGCCAGTGGCCTGGGGGTGAACGCGCTGGACCCGACGTCGGCGATCGACGGCGCCGCGCGCTACCTGAGCAGCCTGACCAAGCAGTTCGGCTCCACCGAACTGGCCCTGGCCGCCTACAACGCGGGGCCGGGCACGGTCTCCCGCCACGGTGGCATCCCGCCCTATCCCGAGACCCAGAACTACGTGCGCGCGGTGATGAGCAAGGCGGAGGCCTACCGATGA
- a CDS encoding motility protein A: MDPATLIGFVISLVALLVFMVMEGADPMSLLFLPAIILVILATFGAAASSFTMDDLKKIPAWFKMAAMPARVPKAGAQIQTLVSLAEKARKEGLLALEAQVKSIDDPFLRRGLQMGIDGTDPEELRAVLEGEISAKKSEDKVAAKFFNQMGGYAPTIGIVGCIVGLINVMGNLSDPESLGPMIAAAFVATLWGVMAANFWFLPMGAKILRVSELQAAQMELLVEGITEIQAGTSPRAVRQKLSSLIPPSEVEREAA; encoded by the coding sequence ATGGATCCGGCCACCCTGATCGGGTTCGTCATCTCACTCGTCGCGCTGCTCGTCTTCATGGTGATGGAGGGCGCGGACCCGATGTCGCTGCTCTTCCTGCCGGCGATCATCCTCGTCATCCTCGCCACGTTCGGCGCCGCGGCGTCGAGCTTCACGATGGACGACCTCAAGAAGATCCCCGCCTGGTTCAAGATGGCGGCGATGCCGGCGAGGGTGCCCAAGGCGGGAGCGCAGATCCAGACGCTGGTCAGCCTCGCGGAGAAGGCCCGCAAGGAGGGACTCCTCGCGCTGGAGGCGCAGGTCAAGAGCATCGACGACCCCTTCCTGCGACGCGGCCTGCAGATGGGCATCGACGGCACCGACCCCGAGGAGCTGCGCGCCGTCCTCGAGGGCGAGATCTCGGCGAAGAAGTCCGAGGACAAGGTGGCGGCGAAGTTCTTCAACCAGATGGGCGGCTACGCCCCGACCATCGGCATCGTGGGCTGCATCGTCGGGCTCATCAACGTCATGGGCAACCTCAGCGACCCCGAGTCGCTGGGCCCGATGATCGCCGCGGCGTTCGTCGCCACCCTGTGGGGCGTGATGGCCGCGAACTTCTGGTTCCTGCCCATGGGGGCCAAGATCCTGCGCGTCAGCGAGCTGCAGGCCGCGCAGATGGAGCTGCTGGTCGAGGGCATCACCGAGATCCAGGCGGGCACCAGCCCGCGCGCGGTCCGCCAGAAGCTCAGCTCGCTCATCCCGCCGAGCGAGGTCGAGCGGGAGGCGGCATGA
- a CDS encoding OmpA/MotB family protein, translated as MSSAPHPGRRRAKKHEEEEHENHERWMVSYADMMTLLLVLFIVLYAMSQVDKSKFAALASGLSESFGGPITALPGPTPESSVLEGLPGAIDIASAIPPDPAVQQAQVDAAAAAAAAERAQRVAAEAARAYDDLAAARDRIAAALAAAGYADAARFEIDERGLVVHIVADEVLFDAEQADLRPEGRQILDAAAPALVGLPNVLRVEGHANHLPVTAGGRWPSNWELSGYRASTVLRYLAGGGVPEPRMSATGYSSTRPLVPESDPNALSVNRRVDIVVLSTASAEANALLPGIDATHQATQQEATP; from the coding sequence ATGAGTTCGGCGCCGCATCCCGGCCGCCGACGCGCCAAGAAGCACGAGGAGGAGGAGCACGAGAACCACGAGCGGTGGATGGTGTCCTACGCGGACATGATGACGCTGCTGCTCGTCCTCTTCATCGTGCTGTACGCGATGAGCCAGGTGGACAAGTCGAAGTTCGCCGCCCTGGCCAGCGGGCTCTCCGAGAGCTTCGGCGGACCCATCACGGCCCTCCCCGGGCCGACCCCCGAGAGCTCGGTGCTCGAGGGGCTCCCCGGCGCCATCGACATCGCCTCGGCGATCCCCCCGGACCCCGCGGTCCAGCAGGCCCAGGTCGACGCGGCGGCGGCCGCGGCCGCGGCCGAGCGGGCCCAGCGGGTCGCCGCCGAGGCGGCCAGGGCCTACGACGACCTCGCGGCCGCCCGGGACAGGATCGCCGCGGCGCTGGCGGCCGCCGGCTACGCGGATGCGGCGCGCTTCGAGATCGACGAGCGCGGCCTGGTCGTGCACATCGTCGCCGACGAGGTGCTCTTCGACGCCGAGCAGGCCGACCTTCGGCCCGAGGGCCGGCAGATCCTGGACGCCGCCGCCCCGGCTCTGGTCGGGCTGCCCAACGTGCTGCGCGTCGAGGGGCACGCCAACCACCTGCCGGTCACCGCCGGAGGACGGTGGCCCTCCAACTGGGAGCTCTCCGGCTACCGGGCCAGCACCGTGCTGCGCTACCTCGCCGGAGGCGGCGTCCCCGAACCACGGATGTCGGCGACGGGCTACTCCTCCACGCGCCCCCTGGTGCCGGAGTCCGATCCGAACGCCCTCTCGGTCAACCGACGTGTCGACATCGTCGTCCTGTCCACCGCCTCGGCAGAGGCCAACGCGCTGCTGCCGGGCATCGATGCAACTCACCAGGCCACCCAGCAGGAGGCAACACCATGA